Below is a genomic region from Culicoides brevitarsis isolate CSIRO-B50_1 chromosome 2, AGI_CSIRO_Cbre_v1, whole genome shotgun sequence.
GATGATGATGAGCGGATaacggaaataaattttcacttcataaaacaatatttttatgtatatatttttttttattttgttctttcGAAATAccttataaaataattgttttgttttgttttcagtGGAACAGAGACATGaacaatatatataatatataataaatttatgtgtacaacttaaattaaaaaagtcaataatgCGAAAATGAtagtgttttaattttaacaatcaaACTGACGTCGTTCttagctcaaaaaaaattaatttctactGAGGGGGAAACATTTCATCGTAAGTGACGTCTTTCATAATGTTATTAGCGAGATCTGAGAAAATCGATACCAAATTCTCCTCAACAGTTGGCGTTAATTCGTCCAAGATGAGCCGAACGTTGGCGTTCACGACAGCATTTCCAATTTCACCCAATGTCTTATCACCGTTGAACAAGTTATCTAGCTGGAATTTGGCATCATCGACACGCAGACGAACTTGCAATTTGCGGAATCTTACATAATTGACCCCATTTATGTTTTCCAAGTAACCGCGTAGACGAACACGAGCACGAGACCGGTCTGCAAAGTAAAgtatagaaaaaagttttgtttagtTGTGTGTGTTGTATGTTATGAGCTCATATAATACACAGATATACCACCACCCGATACTCAaagttttgaacaaaattttcaatttttttttctcgcatgtGGCAAAAACGTGTAAGACACCATTCTCATGCAAGAAAACAATTATAACTCTATGAGTAAATATAAACAACAACACCGTCTCTCATATGTAGATTAAAATATAGGTCAAACAAGTGCATTTTTTCTATagatttgttttcaaaatacAGCAGTAATTGTGGTGAAGCGTGAATGTGTGGCATGTACACAAAGTCAGCTGTTTCACACATTTCATTTCATCACCATTAAGTTATACTAACATACCAGAGAAATATCTTGTACCGTGCATTTGTATTGTAAATCAAAGACAACACAATATAATGACTGTAATGGTTGGTTTTACTGTAAACGCGGTATTGAGACAcaagttttacatttttttaacaagggACTAGACCGGCAAAAATTACAGCAAATTTGAACAAGATTCATGGAATGTCGTGGCAAACATTAagtatttgataatttatataCTATTTACATATTTGGAGAGGAAACGGGGTTAGTAAACTGTAAATCCTCGAATTCTCATGAAGATTTTGAACgtgccaaaattttatttattcttgaagaaaaaaatgtttacttaCAAAATGCTCCGCGAACATCTCCTTTGCCGCTCAAGTCAAATATTGATACTTTCACTTTTAGATtgtattttcctttaaaatctaGTTTAGGTAAGTAAATTATGAAATCGAATGTTACGTCCTCAATATTGGCTCTGTTGCATTTCAGTAATGTTCGAGTAACatggtgaaataaaaaaaaaataaaaaaaatattattagatttAAATAGCTTAAATAAAGAATGTTAATAAAGGTGTTTTTAAAAACactttcattaataataataattacaatgACATGCATTTATCACGGTGTTAATTAGATTCGAGTCATATGAAGAGTCTTTTATTGTTACATCTAACGTTTTTGTTCTTTAGTGGGGGGAAAATGACTCAATCGCTTTGTTACATGCATTACTAACTCGATTAAGTTGCACATGTGAAGGAcacttactttaatttttctacaacGAACTGGCTAGCTCCCTTAACTGTGACATCatcaaataaacaatttacaTCCGGTCCTCTGTAAAATCTGAGTCCCGTCAAAAACAATGGTTCaattttgggaatttttaATCCTTCGCCCAAATCGCCGCGGGCCAAGTTGGGTCTCAATTTTTCTACGGCATCTAAAATACACTTTGCTGGATCTTGCACTTTTCGTGAACAACGTGGAATTGTCTtggctataaaaataaaaatgaaatcacacattattaaatcattaaaataaagaaaaatgacaTTGAAGTCATGCGTGAAACGGACGAAACAGGATGGaagtgataaaaatatgtgaaCTAGTACGGTTCAGTACGATCCGTATGTGTTGTCTGtaacaaacataaaattgtATGTTTgagataaataaaagttaagacATGGTCAAAAAATCCGGTTAATGCGAAAATAACTACGGAAATGTCGTTGTACGACACCAAGAGCAACAACGAAGCGTCTCTATCTTTACTCTTTATCAAACTCGCAcaataaagttgattttttttgtcgtttttacgTAATcaccaattattttttgtttgtttatttatttatttt
It encodes:
- the LOC134831988 gene encoding protein takeout-like, producing MYYRQFNFLVVVTLSCVLNYCDGYLPKTIPRCSRKVQDPAKCILDAVEKLRPNLARGDLGEGLKIPKIEPLFLTGLRFYRGPDVNCLFDDVTVKGASQFVVEKLKANIEDVTFDFIIYLPKLDFKGKYNLKVKVSIFDLSGKGDVRGAFYRSRARVRLRGYLENINGVNYVRFRKLQVRLRVDDAKFQLDNLFNGDKTLGEIGNAVVNANVRLILDELTPTVEENLVSIFSDLANNIMKDVTYDEMFPPQ